The Drosophila nasuta strain 15112-1781.00 chromosome 2R, ASM2355853v1, whole genome shotgun sequence genome segment tttctgaCATCCCTAGTTTATAATGCTTTTAATTAGATCgaaaaaacatatttacagCTCTTTTAAGTAtatgtcaaaataaatattaacagtCATATGTACAGTACAGATATACAGTacaagtatataatattaaaaaaatataaatatttttaacagcTAATATGAATTCGATTTCAAGGGTTATCAACTGCGGCATTAAATGTCTAGGACGCTATTCTATTATTGGAGCAATTCGTGAGCCGGAATTTTGTCGTAGAACtcaaaatttttgtgttttccaaAGAGTGAACGTGTTGGTCTCCTATGCAATTTTGCCAACCCCACGAAGATGGATGGGaactacttttaaaataaaacatgatGATAGCAGGTTTTATATTGAAACTAAAGAAGGTGTTGCTCAGTTGAAGTATGACATTAACGATGGAATCATGCACATTAAGCATACTGGTGTTCCTACAGCTTTGGGTGGACACGGCATAGGCAAGCTATTAGCTAAGGTATTTGCTTACCTAGTGATTAGTAGTATAATTTGTGTGttctatgtacatatatatttaactgtTGCCAATAGCAACTTACAAAATACAATCCGGTTGCGAGGCAAagcaacatacatatatgtatgtacatatgtatgtgaacATTTAATTTCGCGTACAAACACATTTTTGAGCAACACTATTCAGTCTTTATTTTGAGGTGCTACGGAAATCAACTGCCCTTGAATATCATCAAAGGAATATTGTTTAAAAAGCTGGTACTACattcttatatatatgttaatgtacataatgtacatgtatgtacatacgtaaATTTAAAACGTCAACGTTAACACTCAGAAAAcactaaatatgtatatgcaaacaaaaattttttttttaaccataATTATCGTCAACATGCACAATTATTCTAGTCATATGCAAACAATAATTCATGTTAATATTGCAATTGGGGATTTTCAAATCCGTTGTAGGGAATAACGGTATCCATGGCCTTCTCAGGCGCGTTCTatctaattaaaaatatattaacaaaagACAAAGTTTATTTCAAGGCGATTTCATATTTACCAACTTATTTATTGGCTAATGACAATATTTATctacataattaaatgttttgttaggcagataaattcatttattttcatattcctattataatttctttttaggCCGCATTGGATTATGGTGTACAAAGCGGTCTCATTCTCAAGGTATCGTGCGGTTTTGTGAAGAATTACGTTGAAGTTTACGAACCGCAGTTCCTGAAATATATTATGCATTAACAGCTGTAATTCTGttcttttaaataaagaatataatcATCAAGTATGGACTCGAACGACTACACAagcttaatattttattatggCAGATTGCGTTATTACAACTCGATGCAAAAAATTGCATTAGATGGGTTGGCCAAGTTTCCGATGCAATCCGAGTTTCGACTATTTAACGGAATTGCACTAGCAATTGGTAATCGAATGCAAGAATGCATTCGAGAATTAAACCCTTTGAAAAATGAAGCGGAATTGGGATTGGCTGCCACAGTGGCACTAATACACGCTCATAAAAATTGTCACGTAATAGATCGAGACGCACTACAGGTACTAGAAACTCGAATTGGCGACAGAGTTAGTCTGAAAAACTCAAGTAATGCTCAATCATACTACTATGCAGCTGTTTTTTATTACTTGATTGATGATTTGAAGACTGCTATGGAACATATCGAAATTGTTATGAAAATGAAAGACAATACTTACGATGACGCATTGATATTGAGAATATGGTGTCAGCTTTCTTTAAGTTTCGACCAGTCGGCAGCTAATAGCAAAATCCAAAACACGCTGGAAATGTGTATTGCTCGAAGCAATGGAAAAAATATTGATGCATCCTTAGCACTTGTTCGATATTATCAAAACACTCGCAAGTTTAAGGAAGCACTTTCAGTCATTGAGAAGCTAAGCATTCGATTGCCTGAGATAAATATTCTACTTATTGAGaaaatgaatttgcatttaGCAGCCCTGGACTGGGACCAATCGATGGATACTTCAATGCGCGTCATTAATTTAGAGCCTTATAATATTGCTGCTTTACTTACTAAAGGCGTACTGCACATAATTCGCGAGAGTAATATCAAAGCAGGGGCAACATCACTGCAGCAACTCCTCGCATCTGTGGATCGCAACGAGCCTGGAAATCACACACTACTTCTGGAAATATGCCAACTATTCTCAAGAATTTGTTCGCGAAACTTTGATGTGCTTCAAATAACTCACTTATGTGTGGAAAAAATGAATCAACAGAATCCTGCCGATGTATTCATTTTAACTGAATTAGGATACCAGGAGTtgcttttaaacaaaattgttaatgCAGAATTGACATTCCGCTCGGCTTGCGATGTTAATAGTAGAAACTTTGAAGCATTTTGTGGTCTAACTTTGTGCAAACTGAAGGCACAAATGAATGCGGAAAACAGGCAGCAGATACGTCAGCAATTGGCATTTCTTATGAAGCTCGCCGAATACAAACCTAACCCTTTGGTTCTGTATATGTCTGCTTTACTGGCTGAAACTGATAATATTAAAGAGCAACAATTGTCACCAGTGCAAATACTCGAGGAAGCTATAGAATTACATTTCCGAAAACTTGAATCGTTTTCGTTTG includes the following:
- the LOC132784579 gene encoding protein NATD1 isoform X2, producing the protein MYSTDIQYKVINCGIKCLGRYSIIGAIREPEFCRRTQNFCVFQRVNVLVSYAILPTPRRWMGTTFKIKHDDSRFYIETKEGVAQLKYDINDGIMHIKHTGVPTALGGHGIGKLLAKAALDYGVQSGLILKVSCGFVKNYVEVYEPQFLKYIMH
- the LOC132784579 gene encoding protein NATD1 isoform X1; translated protein: MGTTFKIKHDDSRFYIETKEGVAQLKYDINDGIMHIKHTGVPTALGGHGIGKLLAKAALDYGVQSGLILKVSCGFVKNYVEVYEPQFLKYIMH
- the LOC132784576 gene encoding tetratricopeptide repeat protein 21B-like isoform X5; translation: MDSNDYTSLIFYYGRLRYYNSMQKIALDGLAKFPMQSEFRLFNGIALAIGNRMQECIRELNPLKNEAELGLAATVALIHAHKNCHVIDRDALQVLETRIGDRVSLKNSSNAQSYYYAAVFYYLIDDLKTAMEHIEIVMKMKDNTYDDALILRIWCQLSLSFDQSAANSKIQNTLEMCIARSNGKNIDASLALVRYYQNTRKFKEALSVIEKLSIRLPEINILLIEKMNLHLAALDWDQSMDTSMRVINLEPYNIAALLTKGVLHIIRESNIKAGATSLQQLLASVDRNEPGNHTLLLEICQLFSRICSRNFDVLQITHLCVEKMNQQNPADVFILTELGYQELLLNKIVNAELTFRSACDVNSRNFEAFCGLTLCKLKAQMNAENRQQIRQQLAFLMKLAEYKPNPLVLYMSALLAETDNIKEQQLSPVQILEEAIELHFRKLESFSFGIDYIRHMNPEFMLDLCKTFIGHTPPLLQKAYFEINLSMGQQSMHITIKDTLNILESILQICPGHQGVCICIILTIPIGDVYAWKYLLHMRRVFESRVTAAKCT
- the LOC132784576 gene encoding tetratricopeptide repeat protein 21B-like isoform X3, translated to MDSNDYTSLIFYYGRLRYYNSMQKIALDGLAKFPMQSEFRLFNGIALAIGNRMQECIRELNPLKNEAELGLAATVALIHAHKNCHVIDRDALQVLETRIGDRVSLKNSSNAQSYYYAAVFYYLIDDLKTAMEHIEIVMKMKDNTYDDALILRIWCQLSLSFDQSAANSKIQNTLEMCIARSNGKNIDASLALVRYYQNTRKFKEALSVIEKLSIRLPEINILLIEKMNLHLAALDWDQSMDTSMRVINLEPYNIAALLTKGVLHIIRESNIKAGATSLQQLLASVDRNEPGNHTLLLEICQLFSRICSRNFDVLQITHLCVEKMNQQNPADVFILTELGYQELLLNKIVNAELTFRSACDVNSRNFEAFCGLTLCKLKAQMNAENRQQIRQQLAFLMKLAEYKPNPLVLYMSALLAETDNIKEQQLSPVQILEEAIELHFRKLESFSFGIDYIRHMNPEFMLDLCKTFIGHTPPLLQKAYFEINLSMGQQSMHITIKDTLNILESILQICPGHQGAMFMRGNIYFICGEYSKAVSQLRSVLNVVGEKYTDAYLLLAQILVEKKQYTKAFEYLELALVHKFTVRDMPMYHLLKGIIYKNQNNILEAHQSFLLAMQLAGGGVKTEIQPLDYSLDKRAFTKVSAFYKLHLKNLKDLLKWVDWLLPIRNLRLRKVIYQRQ